From Rutidosis leptorrhynchoides isolate AG116_Rl617_1_P2 chromosome 3, CSIRO_AGI_Rlap_v1, whole genome shotgun sequence, a single genomic window includes:
- the LOC139898430 gene encoding uncharacterized protein yields the protein MLNKRFKIAKCKTSLKLATARINIMRNKKVVQINQMKKEIAQLLDSGQDRTARIRVEHVIREEKMVAAYDLIEIYCELIVARLPIIESQKTCPIDLKEAVTSVIFAAPRCSDITELADVRKNFKAKYGTEFVTAALELRPDCGVNRMLVEKLSAVAPDVQTKMKTLTTIAKEHNISWDPTSVEETESKPPNDLLNGPTNFEKLSTINVDPPEIQTSNVYNVHNHDVNPNVPIDFSQQNKRFTLDSQNTSSPITSGIKTSSASSNHDDMRPSGLPMNMRQSFHTNEKDSWNMEFKDATSAAQAAAESAERASYAARAAAQLSRQYSSESQNSHIRDEKPQLSEFSGQRHFKDSYNTSFNDQNPKINNQQVGSSNNTPLKVTKKSSSSRSQNDSVNERSRNNFQRADEYHDPHEDQGFYYYSETSSKNESVGRLNSGKIERSFKSSNNDHHEKDVIRRLPPATPSRSHSSTGQRTAIDQQKLFTETTNISSYGNAHRDDETDSDSDADNHPRFDTGFDYDEEDAKLFFPSPGREDIRPLETINISTPKKNFAKSADLFDDRDSENESEVEKSGFSGTEKFISPRKHDQDPAYVEPSLKENSIRSRIELTDLIENESEMVKKFPSPRKMDVFSIHQEPARIVEQLPNDNSRKARIELNDLIDIDNESEHEIRKSHMVKKASSFYNTKENSDYLKQSDELDTGNDIKFGTLKGGHRNNAGVKYPPYLQTASSTSSKNSVEESPLKVDPTSKQSSFNSRESKLDKKKPSLSMSSSESDSDDYSDKFSRKLSKPKSLFAPPATFFDSDSEEEIPTRLSTGKTPLVSGVSRRTKGQIEPKAKTFISKQSPTEPPKFEKNPDINLESSETSSTSAYSKFSRRAEPRPHKVHSKQESFGKMHVPKLSEDQPKSPPKRIVQSGKNEESKTTDVTSKASVAENNNVKKPSHVHPKLPDFESLAARMQALRSDHK from the exons ATGCTCAATAAGAGATTTAAGATCGCTAAATG CAAAACATCGTTAAAATTAGCAACTGCGAGAATCAACATAATGAGGAATAAAAAAGTAGTACAGATTAATCAAATGAAGAAGGAGATAGCTCAACTGTTGGACTCAGGACAGGATCGAACTGCCAGAATTCGA GTTGAACATGTAATCAGGGAAGAGAAGATGGTAGCAGCATATGATCTAATCGAGATATATTGTGAACTTATTGTAGCACGCTTGCCTATTATTGAATCACAAAA AACTTGTCCCATTGATCTGAAGGAAGCAGTCACAAGTGTGATATTTGCAGCTCCTAGATGTTCAGATATAACTGAGCTGGCAGATGTTCGGAAAAATTTTAAAGCGAAATATGGAACAGAGTTTGTTACTGCAGCTCTTGAACTGCGTCCTGACTGTGGTGTCAACCGCATG TTGGTTGAGAAGTTATCTGCAGTTGCACCAGATGTGCAGACAAAAATGAAAACTCTAACTACTATAGCGAAAGAACACAACATCAGTTGGGATCCAACTTCAGTTGAAGAAACAGAATCTAAGCCTCCAAATGACTTGTTG AATGGACCCACAAATTTTGAGAAACTAAGCACGATAAATGTTGATCCACCTGAAATTCAAACTTCAAATGTCTACAATGTGCACAACCATGATGTAAATCCGAATGTACCGATCGACTTCTCTCAGCAGAATAAAAGATTTACCTTAGATTCTCAGAATACATCTTCTCCAATTACCAGTGGTATTAAGACGTCATCCGCTTCTAGTAATCATGATGATATGAGGCCTTCAG GATTGCCCATGAACATGAGGCAATCATTCCATACGAACGAGAAGGATTCATGGAATATGGAATTTAAGGATGCCACATCAGCAGCACAAGCAGCCGCTGAGTCAGCAGAACGTGCTAGTTATGCTGCTAGAGCAGCTGCACAACTTTCAAGACAGTATTCATCTGAATCACAAAACTCACATATTAGAGATGAAAAGCCTCAACTTTCAGAATTTTCTGGTCAACGTCACTTCAAAGACTCGTATAATACCTCCTTCAATGATCAAAACCCGAAGATAAATAATCAACAAGTAGGTTCAAGTAACAATACTCCACTAAAAGTTACCAAAAAATCAAGCAGTTCGAGATCCCAAAATGATTCAGTTAACGAGCGTTCACGAAATAATTTCCAGCGCGCAGATGAGTACCATGATCCGCATGAAGATCagggtttttattattattctgaAACGAGTTCAAAGAATGAGTCTGTAGGACGGTTAAATAGTGGTAAAATTGAACGTTCTTTCAAATCTTCAAACAACGATCATCACGAAAAAGATGTAATCAGAAGGCTACCTCCGGCTACTCCATCTCGTTCACATTCCAGTACCGGTCAAAGAACTGCCATTGACCAACAAAAGCTTTTTACAGAAACTACAAACATAAGTTCTTACGGTAATGCTCATAGAGATGATGAAACTGATTCGGACTCTGATGCTGATAATCATCCTAGGTTTGATACGGGATTTGACTATGATGAAGAAGACGCTAAGTTATTTTTTCCATCTCCAGGTAGGGAAGATATTCGTCCACTAGAAACTATAAACATTTCAACCCCCAAAAAGAATTTTGCAAAATCTGCGGATCTTTTCGATGATCGAGATTCTGAAAATGAAAGTGAGGTGGAAAAGTCGGGTTTTAGTGGGACCGAGAAGTTCATATCTCCACGTAAGCATGATCAAGATCCAGCATATGTAGAACCATCACTGAAAGAGAATTCTATAAGATCTCGAATTGAGTTGACTGATTTGATTGAGAATGAAAGTGAGATGGTGAAGAAGTTTCCTTCTCCACGTAAAATGGATGTCTTCTCTATTCATCAAGAACCAGCTCGAATTGTAGAACAGTTACCTAATGATAATTCTAGAAAAGCTCGAATTGAGTTGAATGATTTGATCGATATTGATAATGAAAGTGAACATGAGATAAGAAAGTCTCATATGGTCAAAAAAGCTTCATCCTTTTATAACACCAAGGAAAATAGCGACTACTTAAAACAATCTGATGAGTTAGATACCGGAAATgatataaagtttggaactttaaaaGGTGGCCATCGAAACAATGCTGGTGTAAAGTACCCACCTTACTTGCAGACTGCATCATCAACTTCATCTAAGAATTCGGTTGAAGAAAGTCCCCTAAAAGTTGACCCAACATCTAAACAGAGTTCTTTCAATTCGAGAGAGAGCAAATTGGACAAGAAAAAACCAAGCCTCTCAATGTCAAGTTCCGAATCTGACTCAGATGATTACAGTGATAAGTTTTCACGAAAATTGTCGAAACCTAAATCACTGTTTGCACCTCCTGCTACCTTTTTCGATAGTGATTCCGAAGAAGAAATACCAACACGTTTGTCCACCGGTAAAACTCCTTTGGTTTCGGGTGTATCTCGTAGGACAAAAGGTCAGATTGAACCCAAGGCCAAAACTTTCATTTCCAAACAATCTCCAACAGAGCCTCCAAAGTTTGAGAAAAATCCCGACATTAATCTCGAATCTTCAGAAACTAGTAGCACTTCAGCGTATTCAAAATTCAGCAGGCGTGCTGAACCTCGACCCCACAAAGTCCATTCAAAGCAAGAATCTTTTGGAAAAATGCATGTGCCAAAGCTATCTGAAGATCAACCCAAGTCTCCTCCTAAAAGGATTGTGCAATCAGGTAAAAATGAAGAATCGAAAACAACAGATGTTACTTCCAAAGCTTCAGTTGCTGAAAATAATAATGTGAAGAAACCAAGTCATGTTCATCCAAAGCTTCCAGATTTTGAGTCCCTAGCTGCTCGTATGCAGGCTTTACGATCGGATCATAAATGA
- the LOC139898431 gene encoding F-box/LRR-repeat protein At4g29420: MDKLPEALILEILSRLDDSPDVARCRLTCKTFNNLSSHLRFINLQCSLIRYIKSRSRVSNSSQVITPFKSIFLNLISNLSIIESVCLGTDKPLRDVSFDDVEDEADDLYLTDADFVIKWLPRVSAKLKSLSISDFWVQACWRRSNLFSLVSSYCHNLVELEVKNAWLSVDNLNPMLMLTSLTLEFVRLDDEDLNELNKCFPNLQVLNLRGVGGFKQPKIHLLYLKTCHWAVSNAPLSLTVITPNLVTLRLECVKPTALYVEAPLLSHFHFALDHADKFAVKKFENLKTLWLESLYIGSLILKFPVTTSVENLTVDSRNWARGAVGYSKFTLEAVFNVFPNLKTLCIKSSVWSELEECYNPLGCETWDGRKGFKSLSAYLLLVDPSLTFSSVSCVLDQCIGLSEVSFLIHRDVVGNVSKSFISRCMSRWPGLKWRWGMWKEGIEDTWITDVISN; the protein is encoded by the exons ATGGACAAGCTCCCTGAAGCGTTAATCCTCGAAATACTGAGTCGACTCGACGACTCACCTGACGTGGCTCGCTGTCGACTCACTTGTAAAACATTCAACAACCTATCTTCACACCTTCGATTCATCAATCTTCAATGTTCATTAATCAGGTACATCAAATCAAGATCTAGGGTTTCAAATTCATCACAGGTTATTACACCTTTCAAGTCAATTTTCCTCAATCTGATATCCAATTTGAGTATCATTGAATCGGTGTGCCTTGGAACTGATAAACCGCTTCGAGATGTGTCGTTTGATGATGTCGAGGATGAAGCTGATGATTTATATTTAACTGATGCTGATTTTGTGATCAAGTGGTTGCCTAGGGTTTCTGCAAAGTTGAAATCGCTTTCAATATCAGATTTTTGGGTTCAGGCGTGTTGGCGTCGATCGAATTTGTTTTCGTTGGTTTCTTCGTATT GTCATAATCTTGTTGAATTAGAGGTGAAGAATGCATGGCTGTCGGTGGATAATTTGAATCCTATGCTGATGCTAACAAGTTTGACACTTGAATTTGTAAGATTAGACGATGAAGATCTAAATGAGTTGAATAAGTGTTTCCCTAATCTTCAAGTTCTTAATTTAAGAGGTGTTGGAGGATTCAAACAGCCTAAGATACATCTTCTATATTTGAAAACCTGTCATTGGGCTGTATCTAACGCTCCGTTATCTTTGACTGTAATCACACCTAACTTGGTTACGCTCAGACTTGAATGCGTAAAGCCCACTGCACTTTATGTTGAAGCTCCTCTGTTATCTCACTTCCATTTTGCCCTTGATCATGCTGATAAATTTGCTGTAAAAAAGTTTGAGAATTTAAAAACTCTTTGGCTTGAGTCCTTATATATTGGCTCCTTAATTTTGAAGTTCCCGGTTACAACTTCAGTTGAAAATCTAACAGTTGATTCACGAAATTGGGCAAGAGGAGCTGTTGGATACTCCAAATTCACACTTGAAGCGGTGTTTAATGTATTTCCTAACTTGAAGACTCTGTGCATTAAATCAAGTGTGTGGTCAGAGTTAGAGGAGTGTTACAACCCGTTAGGTTGTGAGACGTGGGATGGGAGGAAAGGATTTAAGTCACTTAGTGCATATTTGTTGCTAGTTGACCCGTCATTGACTTTTTCATCTGTAAGTTGTGTGTTGGACCAATGTATTGGGTTGTCGGAGGTCTCGTTTTTGATCCAccgtgatgttgttggtaatgtaTCCAAGAGTTTCATTTCGAGGTGCATGTCTCGTTGGCCCGGATTAAAGTGGAGGTGGGGCATGTGGAAAGAAGGCATCGAAGATACTTGGATAACGGATGTTATTTCTAATTAA
- the LOC139898432 gene encoding large ribosomal subunit protein eL31-like, with the protein MVEKAKGRKEEVVTREYTINLHKRLHGCTFKKKAPKAIKEIRKFAQKAMGTTDVRVDVKLNKQIWSRGIRSVPRRVRVRIARKRNDDEDAKEELYSLVTVAEIPADGLKGLGTKIIDDED; encoded by the exons ATGGTTGAGAAGGCTAAGGGAAGAAAGGAAGAAGTGGTGACTAGAGAGTACACCATCAATCTTCACAAACGCCTTCATGGATG CACCTTCAAGAAGAAGGCTCCAAAAGCCATCAAGGAGATCAGGAAGTTTGCACAAAAAGCCATGGGAACAACAGACGTGAGAGTGGATGTCAAGCTAAACAAGCAAATATGGAGCCGTGGAATCAGAAGTGTTCCAAGAAGAGTCAGAGTTCGAATTGCTCGCAAGAGAAACGATGATGAAGATGCTAAGGAAGAACTTTACTCTCTTGTCACTGTTGCAGAGATCCCAGCTGATGGATTGAAGGGTCTTGGAACCAAAATCATCGATGATGAGGATTAG
- the LOC139898433 gene encoding receptor-like protein 51 translates to MEPFTTTTAINCILILLLIHSATAVTVAPPPTATSPTSSPPSSSSSSSSSSSPTTPLDPKQITALQSLYIPTTTHNPCTQPSFHNATVCDTATPFRHVINLRLTNCSSDLTLSTGTLSSLSTLTSLSFINCHVPIVHFPSSLSTNLRSFTSINSLNRLTGVFLSRFRNLTQLQIIGDTIRTSGIHIITSNIKSLNSLTLSNANISGLLPRHWNSDDDPKLMKQIDLSQNRLNGTIPTSLTLLENLELLNLSSNQLSGEIPVSFGDLASLTNVSLASNALSGSIPGSLSSMSRLVHLDLSSNSLNGSIPRSISEMKGLKYLNLEKNNFHGVMPFNASFIKRLTVFKISGNDNLCYNHSSISKKVKLGIAPCDKHGLPIVTAPVADGPSSAGDLSSDDYSDDGGDDGKKKNGDHGPNKVVVGVAITLAVAIVLIIFLVMLSKCCGGRCCCC, encoded by the coding sequence ATGGAACCATTCACCACCACAACCGCCATCAATTGCATCCTAATCCTACTCCTCATCCACTCAGCCACCGCCGTGACCGTCGCACCACCACCCACCGCCACCAGCCCAACCTCAtctccaccatcatcatcatcatcatcatcatcatcgtcatctccAACCACCCCACTAGACCCAAAACAAATAACAGCCCTCCAATCTCTTTACATCCCAACCACAACCCATAACCCCTGTACCCAACCCTCATTCCACAACGCCACCGTGTGTGACACCGCCACCCCATTCCGCCACGTCATCAACCTCCGGCTAACCAACTGTTCCTCCGACCTCACCCTCTCCACCGGAACCTTATCCTCACTATCAACCCTCACTTCACTCTCCTTCATAAACTGTCATGTTCCCATTGTTCATTTCCCTTCTTCACTCTCAACAAATCTCAGATCTTTCACTTCAATCAACTCGCTTAACCGCCTCACCGGCGTTTTTCTTAGTCGATTTCGCAACCTTACGCAACTCCAAATCATCGGTGACACTATCCGTACATCCGGGATACATATCATTACATCTAACATCAAGTCTTTAAATAGTTTAACACTTTCGAATGCTAATATCTCCGGGCTACTCCCGAGACACTGGAACAGCGATGATGACCCGAAACTGATGAAACAAATCGATTTATCCCAAAATAGGCTAAACGGAACGATACCCACATCGCTCACACTTTTGGAAAATCTTGAATTGTTGAATCTGTCTTCAAATCAATTAAGTGGAGAGATACCCGTTTCGTTTGGTGACTTGGCGTCACTTACTAATGTGTCTTTAGCATCAAACGCGTTGTCTGGGTCGATACCTGGGTCTTTATCAAGTATGTCAAGATTAGTACATTTGGATCTGAGTTCTAATTCGTTAAACGGGTCAATCCCTCGATCTATATCTGAAATGAAGGGGTTGAAGTATTTGAATCTCGAGAAGAACAATTTCCATGGTGTAATGCCGTTTAATGCTTCTTTTATCAAGAGATTGACGGTGTTCAAGATTAGTGGGAATGATAACTTATGCTATAATCACTCTTCTATATCGAAAAAAGTGAAGCTTGGAATTGCACCTTGTGATAAACATGGACTGCCTATTGTGACTGCACCTGTGGCTGATGGACCGTCGTCGGCTGGTGATTTGAGCAGCGATGATTACAGTGATGACGGTGGTGATGATGGGAAGAAGAAAAATGGTGATCATGGGCCAAATAAGGTTGTAGTTGGTGTTGCAATAACGCTTGCTGTTGCGATTGTTTTGATTATTTTCTTGGTTATGTTGTCTAAATGTTGTGGGGGTagatgttgttgttgttaa
- the LOC139898434 gene encoding uncharacterized protein, with product MRMNRLARRWKSSDSDDNLSLPTISDFQPLDIQEQEELVRSLETSQAQQSLFWRRVFSGLLCCFVAFLIFSIHGQTTMPWELRYHAYFMDVIDSWIVIAADWVAVLVCSMAIAGLLHGSRSRRQWLWLSCCVGVLLAAFWLYNMFKLSKFRWDVIWLPFGPLSGAGFCLYVDSLMNESSEEVKKLRNYMYAYKAR from the exons ATGAGGATGAATCGACTGGCGAGGAGATGGAAGAGCTCCGATTCCGACGACAATTTATCCCTTCCTACCATCTCCGATTTTCAACCTCTCGACATCCAag AACAGGAGGAGCTGGTTAGATCACTTGAAACATCTCAAGCTCAACAATCTCTTTTTTGGAGG CGTGTATTTTCGGGATTGCTTTGTTGCTTCGTAGCGTTTCTCATTTTCTCAATTCATGGACAAACAACTATGCCATGGGAGTTG CGTTATCATGCATACTTCATGGATGTGATTGATTCATGGATTGTGATTGCAGCAG ACTGGGTAGCGGTTTTAGTTTGTTCAATGGCCATTGCTGGCCTGCTTCATGGCTCACGATCTCGTAGACAATGGCTCTGGCTCTCTTGCTGTGTTGGTGTTTTGCTAGCGGCTTTCTGGTTATATAATATGTTCAA GTTGTCCAAGTTTCGGTGGGATGTAATTTGGCTCCCTTTTGGTCCCTTAAG TGGAGCTGGATTTTGTCTGTATGTGGATAGTCTTATGAATGAATCATCCGAGGAAGTTAAAAAACTCAGAAACTACATGTACGCTTATAAGGCCCGTTGA